A window from Pokkaliibacter sp. MBI-7 encodes these proteins:
- a CDS encoding GspH/FimT family pseudopilin — MRVQGSPRQGAVAGFSLIELMVTIAVLAILATVAVPSFTSMIASANLSSRAEDLRRDLQLARSEAIRVRENVVFCRSDDQSSCTTSDVAGSWGGWIVFVDSDGDNVRDAGETILRSYSLSDSYELISSAALGAEGNRVRFSANGFAYQIASSRDLVSGTFALCRPSSAVTDNVREVSMISGGRTWVSTADDDGACSQPSDP; from the coding sequence ATGAGAGTTCAGGGTTCGCCGCGTCAAGGTGCCGTCGCTGGGTTCAGCCTGATTGAGCTGATGGTGACCATTGCCGTGCTGGCCATACTGGCTACGGTGGCGGTGCCGAGTTTTACCAGCATGATTGCCTCGGCCAACCTGAGTTCACGTGCCGAGGATCTGCGCCGTGACCTGCAGCTGGCGCGCAGTGAGGCGATCCGGGTCAGGGAGAACGTGGTGTTCTGCCGCAGTGATGACCAGTCCAGTTGCACCACCAGCGATGTGGCCGGCAGCTGGGGTGGCTGGATCGTGTTTGTTGATAGCGATGGCGACAATGTGCGTGATGCGGGTGAAACCATTCTGCGCAGCTACAGTCTGAGTGACAGCTACGAGCTGATTTCCAGTGCGGCACTGGGCGCCGAGGGCAACCGGGTGCGCTTCAGTGCCAACGGTTTTGCCTATCAGATTGCCAGCAGTCGCGATCTGGTGTCGGGTACCTTTGCCCTCTGTCGTCCCAGCAGCGCCGTGACCGACAACGTGCGTGAGGTCAGCATGATCTCCGGCGGTCGTACCTGGGTCAGTACCGCGGATGATGACGGTGCCTGCAGTCAGCCCAGTGATCCTTGA
- a CDS encoding PilX N-terminal domain-containing pilus assembly protein → MRTGLRQSSGQQGMALLITLVALLIITVLAVAATRTTSLQERMVANNYDQTLAFQAAESALQEAEDYLDPDTTATLPSFSNTSGLYTEANADGTPRWEDSDTVWLDASSDLGDLVPTAPQYIIEYLGTWPDPPGCDQTTDVPADCLRDVYRITARSNAADRAQVMLQAIYWR, encoded by the coding sequence ATGAGAACAGGCTTGCGACAGTCCAGCGGGCAACAGGGCATGGCCTTGCTGATCACGCTGGTGGCCTTGCTGATCATCACTGTACTGGCGGTGGCGGCGACCCGTACCACGTCACTGCAGGAACGCATGGTAGCGAATAATTATGATCAGACGCTGGCCTTTCAGGCGGCAGAATCGGCACTGCAGGAAGCGGAGGATTATCTGGACCCGGATACCACCGCCACCTTGCCGAGTTTTTCCAACACCAGTGGCCTCTATACCGAAGCGAATGCCGATGGCACGCCACGCTGGGAAGACAGCGATACGGTCTGGCTGGATGCCAGCAGTGATCTGGGTGATCTGGTGCCGACCGCACCGCAGTACATTATTGAATACCTGGGCACCTGGCCCGATCCGCCCGGCTGCGACCAGACCACTGATGTGCCCGCCGACTGCCTGCGTGATGTGTATCGCATCACTGCCCGCAGCAATGCGGCTGACCGGGCACAGGTGATGCTGCAGGCGATCTACTGGCGATGA
- a CDS encoding sigma-54 dependent transcriptional regulator yields the protein MSHLTQPRLLLVDDEPAFRSLASRWLSDSGYTVETAADIASAREVVKHFDADLMLLDLSLPPTFDPMTTLAAVPEFASRPVIILTGHGDRELALEAIRQGAWDFLAKPIDPDMLAVVVRRALSKHQLEKELLQLKRGLGKEQALSRLIGASPSMEAIRALVQRIAATDVRVLVTGPSGTGKEVISRALHDLSQRASGPFISVHCGAIPADLLESELFGHTKGAFTGADRERPGLLKLADGGTLFLDEIGEMPLPMQVKLLRVLQEGTFYPVGGRELQHINVRLVSATNAHLLDKVAEGSFREDLYYRIKGVTIETRALSERPEDIPQLLRYFLDQWQVKMNMPAPSPSAEALDWFISRPWPGNVRELRSTLESVAAISQGRVITMEDIALLHPQSRSRSVAAPDSQDQSLEAQVRALEIRLLSQALQDCDGNRTHAALQLGLSRQGLLKKMERYGLD from the coding sequence ATGAGTCACCTGACCCAGCCCCGCCTGCTGCTGGTGGATGACGAGCCGGCGTTCCGCTCGCTGGCCAGCCGCTGGCTGAGCGACTCCGGCTACACCGTGGAAACGGCGGCTGACATCGCCTCGGCCCGTGAGGTGGTCAAACACTTCGATGCCGATCTGATGCTGCTGGATCTGTCGTTACCGCCGACCTTCGACCCGATGACCACCCTGGCCGCGGTGCCGGAGTTTGCCTCGCGGCCGGTCATTATCCTGACGGGCCACGGTGACCGTGAACTGGCACTGGAGGCCATTCGTCAGGGCGCCTGGGATTTCCTCGCCAAACCCATCGACCCGGACATGCTGGCGGTGGTTGTGCGGCGGGCACTGAGCAAGCATCAGCTGGAAAAGGAACTGCTGCAGCTCAAGCGGGGTCTGGGCAAGGAACAGGCCCTGAGCCGGCTGATTGGCGCGTCGCCGTCGATGGAAGCGATCCGGGCGCTGGTGCAGCGCATTGCCGCCACCGACGTGCGGGTGCTGGTGACCGGACCGTCCGGCACCGGCAAAGAGGTCATCTCCCGCGCGCTGCATGATCTCAGTCAGCGCGCCAGCGGGCCGTTTATCTCGGTCCACTGTGGCGCGATCCCGGCCGACCTGCTGGAAAGCGAACTGTTTGGCCACACCAAGGGCGCGTTTACCGGAGCAGATCGTGAGCGGCCGGGCCTGCTCAAGCTGGCCGATGGTGGCACCCTGTTTCTCGATGAAATTGGCGAAATGCCGCTGCCGATGCAGGTCAAGCTGCTGCGGGTACTGCAGGAAGGTACCTTCTATCCGGTCGGTGGTCGCGAATTGCAGCACATCAATGTACGGCTGGTGTCGGCCACCAATGCTCATCTGCTGGACAAGGTGGCGGAGGGCAGCTTCCGCGAAGACCTCTACTACCGCATCAAGGGGGTCACCATTGAAACCCGGGCGTTAAGTGAGCGACCCGAAGATATTCCGCAGCTGCTGCGCTACTTTCTCGATCAGTGGCAAGTGAAGATGAACATGCCGGCCCCCTCGCCCTCGGCAGAGGCGCTGGACTGGTTTATCAGCCGGCCGTGGCCGGGCAATGTGCGTGAGTTACGCAGTACGCTGGAAAGTGTGGCGGCGATCAGTCAGGGCCGGGTCATCACCATGGAAGACATCGCCCTGCTGCACCCGCAGAGCCGCAGCCGCAGTGTGGCAGCGCCCGACAGTCAGGATCAGAGCCTCGAAGCTCAGGTACGGGCACTGGAAATCCGTCTGCTTAGTCAGGCCCTGCAGGACTGTGACGGTAATCGCACCCATGCCGCCCTGCAGCTGGGATTGTCACGGCAGGGGCTGCTGAAAAAGATGGAACGTTACGGTCTGGATTGA
- the cydB gene encoding cytochrome d ubiquinol oxidase subunit II, with the protein MEWALLYFLIMGFAILMYVLLDGFDLGLGILYPWFDSEAERDHMMRSISHVWDGNETWLVFGGVVLFAAFPLAYSTILSTLYTPIIIMLIALIFRGVAFEYRFKSHRSKPLWDLAFAAGSTVAAMCQGMILGAIVQGADMSQPVYDRLNWFSPFTILTGFAVMAGYALLACCYLRMKSRGEIALRAAHLGRRLVIWVMLGMALVSLWTVIAEPEIRQRWLGGLRFLILLPLPLISIICAVRLFRDLRDPAHEQRPFYLAAALFLFGFAGLVVSLFPYLIPHSLTLWQAQAPESTLKFMLVGVCFFLPMVCLYTFWGYRIFSGKVEDFEEGY; encoded by the coding sequence ATGGAATGGGCACTGCTGTACTTCCTCATCATGGGCTTTGCCATCCTGATGTATGTGCTGCTGGATGGCTTCGATCTGGGCCTCGGTATTCTTTACCCGTGGTTTGACAGCGAAGCAGAGCGCGACCACATGATGCGCTCCATCTCCCATGTCTGGGATGGCAACGAAACCTGGCTGGTGTTTGGCGGGGTGGTGCTGTTTGCTGCCTTTCCGCTGGCCTACAGCACCATACTGTCAACGCTGTATACACCGATCATCATCATGCTGATCGCGCTGATTTTCCGCGGTGTGGCCTTTGAGTACCGGTTCAAGTCGCATCGCTCCAAACCCCTGTGGGATCTGGCCTTTGCTGCAGGTTCGACGGTGGCAGCGATGTGTCAGGGGATGATTCTTGGTGCCATCGTGCAGGGCGCTGATATGAGCCAGCCGGTATATGACCGTCTGAACTGGTTCTCACCCTTTACCATCCTTACCGGCTTTGCCGTGATGGCCGGGTATGCACTGCTGGCCTGCTGTTATCTGCGGATGAAGAGCCGCGGCGAGATTGCCCTGCGTGCCGCCCATCTGGGCCGCCGGCTGGTGATCTGGGTGATGCTGGGCATGGCGCTGGTCAGCCTGTGGACCGTCATCGCCGAACCTGAAATCCGCCAGCGCTGGCTGGGTGGCCTGCGTTTTCTGATCCTGCTGCCCCTGCCGCTGATCAGTATTATCTGCGCCGTGCGGCTGTTCCGTGATCTGCGTGACCCAGCCCACGAGCAACGGCCATTCTATCTGGCCGCCGCACTGTTCCTGTTCGGCTTTGCCGGACTGGTGGTGAGCCTGTTCCCCTACCTGATTCCGCACAGCCTGACGCTATGGCAGGCGCAGGCGCCGGAGTCCACCCTGAAGTTCATGCTGGTGGGCGTGTGTTTCTTCCTGCCCATGGTGTGCCTGTACACCTTCTGGGGCTACCGCATTTTCAGCGGCAAGGTGGAAGACTTCGAGGAAGGTTATTGA
- a CDS encoding PilW family protein yields MSRLAMRTCLRYQQGLSLIELMISLILGSLITLSVTGVILAGKSSFSTQTNLATIQENALLVSQLLGQDIRAASFNGCGSQRTLNILNNSGSDWWSEWDESLKGYSASEDVADIDFGTSAQERVSGSQALQVIYADNNETYLTGQNSGSATLSLASTSGFSSGDIAMICDPEQATIFQVTSVASSTVGYAKSGSPGNCAALMGYVSSGCPTTARVYGEGAYVTRLGAVVWYLGYNGRTSGTSLYRMVQDNGSSQTVQEMVEGVSSLAFTYMVSGSTSYVSAGSVTDWSTVVAVKTTLGLASTDTNVSTSTSTDSGRLQRTLTFVTALRNR; encoded by the coding sequence GTGAGTCGTCTGGCGATGCGTACCTGCCTCCGTTATCAGCAGGGTCTGAGTCTGATTGAGCTGATGATTTCACTGATCCTCGGCAGCCTGATCACCCTCAGTGTCACCGGCGTTATTCTGGCCGGGAAAAGCAGTTTCAGCACCCAGACTAATCTGGCCACCATTCAGGAGAACGCCCTGCTGGTGTCGCAGTTGCTGGGGCAGGACATACGCGCGGCTTCTTTCAATGGCTGCGGCTCGCAGCGTACCCTCAATATTCTCAATAACTCCGGGAGCGACTGGTGGTCGGAGTGGGATGAAAGCCTGAAAGGCTACAGCGCCAGTGAAGACGTAGCCGATATCGATTTTGGCACCAGTGCGCAGGAGCGGGTTTCAGGTTCACAGGCACTGCAGGTGATCTACGCTGATAACAACGAAACCTATCTGACCGGCCAGAACAGTGGCTCTGCCACGCTGTCACTGGCCAGCACCAGCGGCTTCAGCTCCGGCGATATCGCGATGATTTGTGACCCGGAACAGGCCACCATCTTTCAGGTCACCAGTGTGGCTTCCTCCACGGTGGGGTATGCCAAATCAGGTTCGCCGGGCAACTGTGCGGCGCTGATGGGGTATGTCAGCAGCGGCTGCCCGACTACTGCACGGGTCTATGGTGAGGGCGCTTACGTCACCCGTCTGGGCGCCGTGGTGTGGTATCTGGGCTATAACGGCCGCACCTCCGGCACCTCGCTGTACCGGATGGTGCAGGACAACGGCAGCAGTCAGACCGTGCAGGAAATGGTCGAAGGGGTCAGCTCGCTGGCTTTTACCTATATGGTCAGCGGCAGCACCAGTTATGTCAGCGCCGGCAGCGTGACAGACTGGAGTACCGTAGTCGCAGTTAAGACGACGCTGGGTCTGGCCAGTACTGATACTAATGTCAGCACCAGCACGTCCACCGACAGCGGACGGCTGCAACGCACGCTCACCTTTGTCACTGCCCTGAGGAATCGCTGA
- a CDS encoding MarR family transcriptional regulator: MSQDAHDQVLITLRRIIQAIDIHSRSLKKKSGLTTPQLLIMQAISKLGVVPIRALATQVNLSQATVTTIIDRLEAHGLVSRERSQEDKRKVHALLTDKGRQLLEQAPEPMQAHFVSRFKELPEWEKGMLVASLQRLADLMDAPDADDTFLTEEPERPQF, translated from the coding sequence ATGTCCCAAGACGCACACGATCAGGTTCTGATCACCCTGAGACGCATTATCCAGGCCATCGATATTCACTCCCGCAGTTTGAAGAAGAAGTCCGGCCTGACCACGCCACAGCTTTTGATCATGCAGGCCATCAGTAAGCTCGGGGTGGTGCCGATTCGTGCACTGGCCACTCAGGTCAACCTGTCGCAGGCTACCGTGACCACCATCATTGACCGTCTGGAAGCCCACGGGCTGGTCAGCCGTGAGCGCAGTCAGGAAGACAAACGCAAGGTTCACGCCCTGCTGACCGACAAGGGCCGTCAGCTGCTGGAGCAGGCTCCCGAGCCGATGCAGGCGCATTTCGTCAGCCGTTTCAAGGAGTTGCCGGAGTGGGAAAAAGGCATGCTGGTGGCATCATTGCAGCGTCTGGCTGACCTGATGGACGCCCCGGATGCGGACGATACCTTCCTGACGGAGGAGCCGGAGCGGCCCCAGTTCTGA
- a CDS encoding cytochrome ubiquinol oxidase subunit I: MDLDAALLSRIQFAFTVSFHIIFPAITIGLATFIAIWEGLWLKTRNPLYLQLAKFWIKPFAITFGMGVVGGIVLSYEFGTNFSEFSHKVGAVLGPLMAYEVLTAFFLEAGFLGVMLFGWQRVSEKVHFISTLTVAIGTWISAFWIIVANSWMQTPAGYIEVDGVFQVASWMEVIFNPSMPYRFMHMLMAALITGTFVVGGVSAWFLLKGRNLDFAKKGFSMAMWAALVLAPTQAVIGDFHGLVVKEHQPAKLAAMEGIWPAKEEKVPLLLFAIPDEKAETNHLAIGIPHLGSLILTHSWAGEVTGLKAFAPEDRPPVKPVFYSFRIMVGLGVLMILIAFAAAWLRWKGKLYDCRLLHKACFLMIPSGVIATLFGWYVVEIGRQPWLVYGLVRTMDVVSPLPASRVLFSLSLFVITYSLLFGVYLYFMRKLIRKGPPTLDFLQQQRIGVDSPGYALALVKQVGHEASLHADHTPGHYGSVDGSATDPRDHSDKPEGR, from the coding sequence ATGGACCTAGATGCCGCGCTGCTGTCGCGAATCCAGTTCGCCTTTACCGTCAGTTTTCACATTATCTTTCCCGCCATCACCATCGGCCTTGCCACCTTTATCGCTATCTGGGAAGGGCTGTGGCTGAAGACCCGTAATCCGCTGTACCTGCAGCTGGCCAAATTCTGGATCAAGCCCTTTGCCATCACCTTCGGTATGGGGGTGGTTGGCGGTATCGTGCTGTCCTACGAGTTTGGTACCAACTTTTCCGAATTTTCCCACAAGGTCGGCGCCGTTCTTGGCCCGCTGATGGCGTACGAAGTGCTGACAGCGTTCTTCCTCGAAGCTGGTTTCCTCGGCGTGATGCTGTTTGGCTGGCAGCGGGTCAGTGAGAAGGTGCATTTCATCTCCACGCTCACCGTCGCCATCGGCACCTGGATTTCCGCCTTCTGGATCATTGTCGCCAACTCCTGGATGCAGACCCCGGCCGGTTATATCGAGGTAGACGGCGTCTTTCAGGTGGCCAGCTGGATGGAGGTCATCTTCAACCCCTCCATGCCCTACCGCTTCATGCACATGCTGATGGCCGCCCTGATCACCGGCACCTTCGTGGTCGGTGGCGTCAGTGCCTGGTTCCTGCTCAAGGGCCGTAACCTCGACTTCGCCAAAAAGGGCTTCTCCATGGCCATGTGGGCGGCACTGGTGCTGGCCCCGACACAGGCGGTGATTGGTGATTTCCACGGTCTGGTGGTGAAAGAACATCAGCCCGCCAAGCTGGCAGCAATGGAAGGCATCTGGCCGGCGAAAGAAGAAAAGGTACCGCTGCTGCTGTTCGCCATCCCTGACGAAAAGGCAGAGACCAACCATCTGGCCATTGGCATTCCTCATCTGGGCAGCCTGATCCTGACCCACAGCTGGGCCGGTGAGGTGACCGGGCTGAAAGCCTTCGCTCCTGAGGACCGCCCGCCGGTGAAGCCGGTGTTCTACTCCTTCCGCATCATGGTCGGTCTGGGTGTGCTGATGATCCTGATTGCCTTCGCTGCTGCCTGGCTGCGCTGGAAAGGCAAACTGTATGACTGCCGCCTGCTGCACAAAGCCTGCTTTCTGATGATTCCCAGTGGTGTGATTGCCACCCTGTTTGGCTGGTATGTGGTGGAAATTGGCCGTCAGCCGTGGCTGGTCTACGGGCTGGTGCGCACCATGGACGTGGTCTCGCCGCTGCCTGCCTCGCGGGTGCTGTTCTCCCTCAGCCTGTTTGTTATCACCTACTCGCTGCTGTTCGGGGTGTATCTGTACTTTATGCGCAAGCTGATCCGTAAGGGCCCACCGACCCTGGACTTCCTGCAGCAGCAGCGTATCGGTGTCGACTCCCCGGGCTACGCGCTGGCGCTGGTCAAACAGGTAGGACATGAAGCGTCACTGCATGCCGACCATACACCGGGGCATTATGGCTCGGTAGACGGCAGCGCTACTGACCCCCGTGATCACAGTGACAAGCCGGAGGGCCGCTAA
- the pilV gene encoding type IV pilus modification protein PilV — MLPPRRQGGVGLIEILVALMVLAIGLLGVAALQTSSLRNNQSSFDRANAVVLVNDIVERMRANASVAKSDGYSLAFSTSSTDSCPLPTGSSRADVDLSEWRTTIIGTLGDGACGAVSCTDGLCTITIRYDDSRALEGAAAQTLVSTVLM, encoded by the coding sequence GTGTTGCCGCCCCGCCGTCAGGGAGGTGTCGGGCTGATTGAAATTCTGGTCGCGCTGATGGTGCTGGCCATTGGCCTGCTGGGGGTCGCTGCCCTGCAGACCAGCAGCCTGCGTAACAACCAGAGCTCCTTTGACCGGGCCAATGCGGTGGTGCTGGTTAACGATATTGTCGAGCGTATGCGTGCCAATGCCAGTGTGGCGAAAAGCGACGGCTACAGTCTGGCATTCAGTACCAGCAGTACTGACAGCTGTCCGCTACCCACCGGCAGCAGCCGTGCCGATGTGGACCTGAGCGAGTGGCGTACCACTATTATCGGTACGCTGGGAGACGGTGCCTGCGGTGCGGTCAGTTGTACCGACGGGCTGTGCACCATCACCATCCGTTACGACGACAGCCGGGCGCTGGAGGGTGCCGCCGCCCAGACGCTGGTGTCGACGGTGCTGATGTGA
- a CDS encoding sensor histidine kinase produces the protein MSLQTAFEIMMMVTSGCALLVSGWLLWQSQRQRDLIALAGFGLMMALWCAGHVAIFHHLTALGVMLVLANPLMPTFFLDFAVRFVNRGVARQPWLDRLERSMGLIYALSMAVVLLSWWLQGGTAVAVASFHQFFVFSSSGWFNLAYSVLVGILAHGVLSWGFLTHQGNRRRSIVAMFVSGGWGLLLATSFVFPSLGLDTYPYPMLLLPSYVVVLVYGVVRYQILEVNAWVNRALLWVGMMLLILGVIALLGALAGQLGMQALANVPGWQLWLYSALVLVLAALLYQPLNTLVGRLVYPGLKLDQLLLDRWRNQLKTAQSWDDLGVVAQSLISHQLGQPVQVRFLGRYEPSPRSGNDPCIQCRQLGGAWEFELLDWSDITPALRLTGEVFGSLLASSCGVLERSLMLAEAERARLAEQHLVELGGLSAAMAHELRNPLNIIAMAAAGADAETRGHIQTQIKRADRLISDMLIYSGKLTLQRQPIQLQAMVQALLVHVDWHGVRHELAMTEGLEINADPHRVQQVLVNLIDNALAFIRNQADGCLRIEADSHGVIRLHNNGPALPDELATSLFRPFVSKRPGGSGLGLAIVRRIMEAHGGYIRYRADLGWPVSFELFFAAPAAAQGDAADIPFIAAQESSL, from the coding sequence ATGTCACTGCAGACAGCGTTTGAAATCATGATGATGGTTACCAGTGGCTGTGCCTTGCTGGTATCCGGCTGGTTGCTGTGGCAGTCACAGCGCCAGCGTGACCTGATTGCCCTGGCCGGTTTTGGCCTGATGATGGCGCTGTGGTGCGCCGGCCATGTGGCGATCTTCCATCACCTCACGGCGCTGGGGGTGATGCTGGTGCTGGCCAACCCGCTGATGCCAACCTTCTTCCTCGATTTTGCCGTGCGCTTCGTCAACCGCGGCGTCGCCCGTCAGCCGTGGCTGGACCGGCTGGAACGCAGCATGGGGCTGATTTATGCCCTGAGCATGGCGGTGGTGCTACTGAGCTGGTGGCTGCAGGGCGGCACGGCGGTGGCGGTAGCCTCCTTCCATCAGTTTTTTGTCTTCAGCTCCAGCGGCTGGTTCAACCTCGCCTACTCGGTGCTGGTCGGTATACTGGCCCACGGCGTGTTGAGCTGGGGCTTCCTCACCCATCAGGGCAACCGCCGGCGCTCCATCGTGGCGATGTTTGTTTCCGGTGGCTGGGGGCTGCTGCTGGCCACCAGTTTTGTCTTCCCTTCTCTGGGGCTGGATACCTACCCCTACCCCATGCTGCTGTTACCGTCCTACGTGGTGGTGCTGGTCTACGGTGTGGTGCGCTATCAGATTCTGGAGGTCAATGCCTGGGTCAATCGTGCCCTGCTGTGGGTGGGCATGATGCTGCTGATACTGGGGGTCATCGCCCTGCTCGGCGCACTGGCCGGACAGCTGGGGATGCAGGCGCTGGCCAACGTGCCGGGCTGGCAGCTGTGGCTGTATTCCGCGCTGGTGCTGGTGCTGGCGGCCCTGCTCTATCAGCCGCTGAATACGCTGGTGGGGCGGCTGGTGTACCCCGGCCTGAAGCTGGATCAGCTGCTGCTGGATCGTTGGCGTAACCAGCTGAAGACGGCGCAGAGCTGGGATGATCTCGGCGTGGTGGCGCAGTCGCTGATTTCTCACCAGCTCGGTCAACCGGTGCAGGTGCGTTTTCTGGGGCGTTATGAGCCGTCGCCGCGCAGTGGCAATGATCCGTGTATCCAGTGTCGCCAGCTGGGCGGTGCCTGGGAGTTTGAGCTGCTGGACTGGAGTGACATCACCCCGGCGCTGCGCCTGACCGGTGAAGTGTTCGGCTCGCTGCTGGCCAGCAGTTGCGGGGTACTGGAGCGTTCACTGATGCTGGCCGAAGCCGAACGGGCGCGGCTGGCGGAGCAGCATCTGGTGGAGCTGGGCGGCTTGTCGGCGGCGATGGCTCACGAGCTGCGCAATCCGCTGAATATCATTGCCATGGCCGCCGCCGGTGCGGATGCCGAGACCCGTGGTCATATCCAGACGCAGATCAAACGGGCTGACCGGCTGATTTCCGACATGCTGATCTACTCCGGCAAACTGACGCTGCAGCGCCAGCCGATTCAGCTGCAGGCCATGGTGCAGGCCCTGCTGGTGCATGTGGACTGGCACGGAGTGCGCCATGAGCTGGCGATGACTGAGGGGCTGGAAATTAACGCTGACCCTCACCGGGTGCAGCAGGTGCTGGTCAATCTGATCGACAATGCGCTGGCCTTTATCCGCAATCAGGCCGATGGCTGCCTGCGTATCGAGGCGGACAGCCATGGGGTGATCCGCCTGCATAACAACGGCCCGGCACTGCCTGATGAGCTGGCGACCTCGCTGTTCCGCCCCTTTGTCAGCAAGCGCCCCGGTGGCAGTGGCCTCGGGCTGGCCATCGTGCGACGGATCATGGAGGCCCACGGTGGCTATATCCGTTATCGTGCCGACCTCGGCTGGCCGGTCAGCTTCGAGCTGTTCTTCGCCGCGCCTGCTGCTGCGCAGGGCGATGCGGCTGACATTCCCTTTATCGCTGCACAGGAGTCCTCCTTATGA